A genomic stretch from Flavobacterium nitratireducens includes:
- the rpsB gene encoding 30S ribosomal protein S2: protein MANKVEVKELLEAGVHFGHMTRKWDPNMAPYIYMERNGIHIINLYKTAAKIEEANEALKKIAASGRKILFVATKKQAKDIVAEKAKAANMPYITERWPGGMLTNFVTIRKAVKKMSSIDKMKKDGTFNTLSKKERLQVDRLRAKLEKNLGSIADMSRLPAALFVVDIKAEHIAIKEAQKLNIPVFAMVDTNSDPREVDYVIPANDDASKSIEKILSIVTTAVIEGLSERGAEKEVAEEATEEAPAVEAAPATEE from the coding sequence ATGGCAAACAAAGTAGAAGTAAAAGAATTACTAGAAGCAGGTGTTCACTTCGGACACATGACTAGAAAATGGGATCCAAACATGGCTCCTTACATTTATATGGAGCGTAATGGAATTCACATTATCAACCTATATAAAACTGCAGCTAAAATTGAAGAAGCTAATGAAGCTTTGAAAAAAATCGCTGCATCAGGTAGAAAAATCTTATTCGTAGCTACCAAAAAACAAGCAAAAGACATCGTTGCTGAAAAAGCAAAAGCTGCAAACATGCCTTACATCACTGAAAGATGGCCAGGTGGAATGTTAACAAACTTTGTTACTATCCGTAAAGCAGTTAAAAAAATGTCTTCTATTGATAAAATGAAGAAAGATGGTACTTTTAACACGCTATCTAAAAAAGAGCGTTTACAAGTAGATCGTCTTCGTGCTAAATTAGAAAAAAACTTAGGTTCAATCGCTGATATGTCAAGACTACCAGCTGCATTGTTCGTAGTAGATATCAAAGCTGAGCACATCGCAATAAAAGAAGCACAAAAATTAAACATTCCAGTATTCGCAATGGTTGATACTAACTCTGATCCACGTGAAGTTGATTACGTTATTCCAGCCAATGATGATGCTTCTAAATCAATTGAGAAAATTTTATCTATAGTAACTACTGCAGTTATTGAAGGACTTTCTGAAAGAGGTGCTGAAAAAGAAGTTGCAGAAGAAGCTACTGAAGAAGCTCCAGCTGTTGAAGCTGCTCCAGCTACTGAAGAATAA
- the rpsI gene encoding 30S ribosomal protein S9: MGVIHKIGRRKTAVARVYVSEGTGKITVNKKELATYFPTATLQYKVMQPLSMTENAENFDVNVNVYGGGITGQAEAVRMAIARAMCEANAENRSILKPEGLLTRDPRMVERKKFGQKKARKRFQFSKR, from the coding sequence ATGGGAGTTATTCACAAAATCGGTAGAAGAAAAACCGCTGTTGCACGTGTTTATGTTTCAGAAGGAACAGGAAAAATCACTGTAAACAAAAAAGAATTAGCAACTTATTTCCCAACAGCTACTTTACAATACAAAGTGATGCAACCTTTGTCTATGACAGAAAACGCTGAAAACTTTGACGTAAATGTAAATGTTTACGGAGGTGGGATTACTGGTCAAGCAGAAGCTGTAAGAATGGCAATCGCTCGCGCTATGTGTGAAGCAAACGCTGAAAACAGATCTATCTTAAAACCAGAAGGATTATTAACAAGAGACCCAAGAATGGTTGAACGTAAGAAATTCGGTCAGAAGAAAGCTCGTAAGAGATTCCAATTCTCTAAACGTTAA
- the rplM gene encoding 50S ribosomal protein L13, which yields MNALSYKTISATKANSTKEWIVVDAEGHNLGRLASKVAMILRGKYKPSYTPHVDCGDNVIVINAEKINLTGNKMDDKIYMRHTGYPGGQRTLTAKVLQAKNPAALVEKAVKGMLPKNKLGAELFRNLNVVVGSEHKQAAQKPRTVNLNDLK from the coding sequence GTGAACGCATTAAGCTACAAGACAATTTCAGCTACAAAGGCAAACTCTACTAAAGAGTGGATCGTTGTAGATGCAGAGGGTCATAACTTAGGACGTCTTGCTTCTAAAGTCGCTATGATTTTAAGAGGAAAGTACAAGCCAAGCTATACCCCACACGTGGACTGTGGAGATAACGTTATTGTTATCAACGCTGAAAAAATCAACCTTACAGGTAACAAAATGGACGACAAAATTTACATGCGTCATACAGGTTATCCAGGAGGACAAAGAACTTTAACTGCTAAAGTATTGCAAGCTAAAAACCCTGCAGCTCTAGTAGAAAAAGCAGTAAAAGGTATGTTACCTAAAAACAAATTAGGTGCTGAACTTTTCAGAAATTTAAATGTTGTTGTTGGTTCTGAGCACAAACAAGCGGCCCAAAAACCAAGAACTGTTAACCTAAACGATCTTAAGTAA
- a CDS encoding LacI family DNA-binding transcriptional regulator — MKVKATLKQIAKELNVSVSTVSKALNDSPEISNQTKVKIKEYAKLKNYKPNIIGLNLKNRKTRTIGVIIPNIMNSFFAKVFSGIEKVADQKGYNVITCISNESIVKEINTLEMLSNGTTDGFILSVSEEAQKLHDYSHFTDIINEGTPIVMFDRIAEEVECDKVVVDDYDSAINVTQRLIDTGCKNIALISSVDDLSVGKLRTEGYLKALANNGMELNENIILRTNSEEDMKKRIEAIFDNNTIDGVFALDERDSVAVLKLAIKKGYKIPEELSIIGFADGILASRRLTPSLSTVSQHGVEIGEVAAKLLIDRLEADEENEAPYQTVVIKTNLKERESSRTKKKSISKK; from the coding sequence ATGAAAGTTAAAGCTACACTGAAACAAATTGCCAAAGAACTCAATGTTTCTGTTTCTACAGTTTCTAAAGCACTGAATGATAGTCCAGAGATTAGTAATCAAACTAAGGTTAAGATTAAGGAGTACGCTAAACTTAAAAATTACAAACCTAATATTATTGGGTTAAATTTAAAAAACAGAAAAACCAGAACGATTGGTGTTATTATACCTAACATTATGAATTCTTTTTTTGCTAAAGTGTTTAGTGGTATTGAAAAAGTTGCCGATCAAAAAGGGTATAATGTGATTACTTGTATCTCTAACGAATCTATTGTAAAAGAAATCAACACACTCGAAATGTTGAGTAATGGAACAACTGATGGTTTTATTCTGTCGGTTTCTGAGGAAGCTCAAAAACTTCATGATTATTCTCATTTTACGGATATCATTAATGAAGGTACCCCAATTGTCATGTTCGATCGTATTGCCGAAGAGGTCGAATGCGATAAAGTAGTGGTAGACGATTATGATTCGGCAATTAATGTAACCCAACGTTTAATTGATACAGGTTGTAAAAATATTGCGCTAATTTCTTCGGTAGATGATTTAAGTGTGGGTAAACTAAGAACCGAAGGTTATTTAAAGGCTCTAGCAAATAACGGAATGGAACTGAATGAAAATATCATTCTTCGTACCAATTCGGAAGAGGATATGAAGAAAAGAATCGAAGCCATTTTTGATAATAACACTATAGATGGAGTTTTTGCACTTGATGAGCGCGATTCGGTAGCGGTATTAAAGTTAGCGATAAAAAAAGGATATAAAATTCCAGAAGAACTTTCTATTATTGGGTTTGCCGATGGAATTTTAGCTTCTCGAAGATTGACACCAAGTTTAAGTACCGTAAGCCAACACGGCGTAGAAATTGGCGAAGTAGCGGCCAAATTACTCATTGACCGCTTAGAAGCCGATGAAGAAAACGAAGCACCTTACCAAACCGTCGTTATTAAAACGAATCTGAAAGAAAGAGAATCATCCAGAACCAAAAAAAAATCCATTTCTAAGAAATAA